In Providencia rettgeri, the following proteins share a genomic window:
- a CDS encoding Hsp20 family protein, whose product MSNIRSFSLFPTLSDSLLSNRFDQMDRLFSQLTGNRPLTSEHPYNLKQINETSYQLTVSVPGYKEEDLNVSLKGGKLYIQGEQSAELVDDSEKWIHQGITQNKFSLEFNLGKNVKIKSAGLTSGLLTLDIEYEIPEEEKPQVIAIENKDIKS is encoded by the coding sequence ATGTCTAACATTAGATCTTTTTCATTATTCCCAACATTATCCGATAGCCTACTTTCTAACAGATTTGACCAAATGGATCGCTTGTTTAGCCAACTAACAGGTAACAGGCCGTTAACTTCAGAACATCCATACAATTTAAAACAAATAAATGAAACAAGCTATCAATTAACTGTAAGTGTTCCAGGTTATAAGGAAGAGGATTTAAATGTATCCTTAAAAGGTGGGAAATTGTATATTCAAGGTGAGCAATCAGCGGAATTAGTTGATGATTCTGAGAAATGGATCCATCAAGGAATAACGCAAAATAAGTTTTCACTTGAATTTAACCTTGGTAAAAATGTGAAGATTAAAAGCGCTGGATTAACTAGTGGATTACTAACTCTGGATATTGAATACGAAATTCCAGAAGAAGAGAAACCTCAAGTAATAGCTATTGAAAATAAAGATATAAAATCATAG
- the bssS gene encoding biofilm formation regulator BssS translates to MNKKNDVIQTHPVVGWDISTVDDYDAMMLRLHYLPEQDKHTGDAIVDKTMWLTTDVAKQLIHILQAGVDKIESGEYVELGFKTH, encoded by the coding sequence ATGAATAAAAAAAATGATGTCATTCAAACCCACCCAGTAGTTGGCTGGGACATCAGCACTGTCGATGATTACGACGCTATGATGTTGCGTTTGCACTACCTCCCTGAACAAGATAAACACACAGGCGACGCTATTGTGGATAAAACCATGTGGCTAACAACTGATGTGGCGAAACAACTCATTCATATTCTGCAAGCTGGCGTAGATAAAATCGAGTCAGGAGAATATGTCGAGCTTGGTTTTAAAACACACTAG
- a CDS encoding universal stress protein: MINNVLLAVDSFENSSNALSFMQRMAGCVSNVIVLTVIDNSFALSRTGLTKESDEWNEYPAAQKEEALAEKQVKEVTAALNNMGFKAEGLLAAGTPINTIPKKMEKYNCELLIISHRHISSLGRWLNTSVTRSLLDDITQPVLVIPL; the protein is encoded by the coding sequence ATGATTAATAATGTATTGTTAGCGGTCGACAGCTTTGAAAATAGCAGTAATGCCCTTAGCTTTATGCAACGTATGGCTGGCTGTGTCAGCAATGTGATTGTATTAACTGTTATTGATAATTCCTTTGCACTAAGTCGTACTGGATTAACTAAAGAGAGTGATGAGTGGAATGAATACCCTGCCGCGCAAAAAGAAGAAGCTTTGGCAGAAAAACAGGTAAAAGAAGTCACAGCCGCCTTAAACAACATGGGGTTTAAAGCCGAAGGGCTACTCGCGGCGGGTACACCGATCAATACCATCCCAAAAAAAATGGAAAAGTATAATTGCGAGTTATTAATTATTTCTCATCGTCATATTTCTTCACTTGGGCGCTGGCTTAATACCTCGGTGACTCGTAGTTTACTCGACGATATCACCCAACCCGTTCTCGTCATTCCACTGTAG
- a CDS encoding LuxR C-terminal-related transcriptional regulator has protein sequence MRILVIDECYYTRLGITEYLSKNKKLEFISTGCIKEAIGFINTQLPSIILVNLTYYCNYSNYCPVLQKLLNNANNTRFYIYINAPYPQTNNPLLLKDNYFILSKSIITQTLDKVIRDHEQIEKITKLANNIESSIFTIKEQKIINNWMNETPNHIISRKLGISNSTVYSQKRHIASKVFVKNRIELFFIYNVFKYLY, from the coding sequence ATGCGAATATTAGTTATTGATGAATGTTATTATACACGTCTTGGCATTACAGAATACTTATCCAAAAATAAAAAGCTCGAATTTATTAGCACAGGATGTATAAAGGAAGCCATAGGTTTTATAAATACACAATTACCAAGTATTATATTGGTGAATCTAACATACTATTGTAATTACTCTAATTACTGCCCTGTCCTACAGAAGTTATTAAACAATGCGAATAATACACGGTTCTATATTTATATAAATGCCCCTTACCCACAAACAAACAACCCATTACTATTAAAGGATAATTATTTCATCCTATCAAAAAGCATTATTACTCAAACACTTGATAAAGTTATCCGAGACCATGAGCAAATCGAAAAAATCACCAAGCTTGCTAATAATATAGAATCATCCATTTTTACAATTAAAGAACAAAAAATTATTAATAACTGGATGAATGAGACCCCTAATCATATTATTTCTCGAAAGTTAGGGATCAGTAACAGTACTGTTTATTCACAAAAAAGGCATATTGCTTCTAAAGTTTTCGTCAAAAATAGAATTGAGTTATTTTTTATATATAATGTATTTAAATATTTATATTAA
- the pyrC gene encoding dihydroorotase — protein sequence MTTVTTLTIRRPDDWHVHFRDDDMLKTVVPYTSEFFGRAIVMPNLVPPITTIEAAKAYRERILNAVPKGHQFTPLMTCYLTDSTNPTEVIRGFNEDVFTACKLYPANATTNSSHGVSDIKKIYPVLAAMEEAGMPLLIHGEITASHIDIFDREALFIEQVMLPLRAQFPKLKIVLEHITTKEAAQYVQEANEFTAATLTPQHLMFNRNHMLVGGIRPHLFCLPILKRNVHQEALRTAVASGCGRFFLGTDTAPHIQSRKESSCGCAGVFNAPTALAAYASVFEELGALAHFEAFCSLNGPKFYNLPVNEGTITLTKEQNIICESIDCCNDKLVPFLAGEDARWTISLGQ from the coding sequence ATGACAACTGTAACTACCCTAACGATCCGCCGCCCTGATGATTGGCATGTTCATTTTCGCGATGATGATATGTTAAAAACGGTCGTTCCCTATACCAGTGAATTTTTTGGCCGTGCAATTGTCATGCCGAATTTAGTTCCGCCAATCACAACGATTGAAGCCGCAAAAGCATACCGGGAGCGCATTCTAAACGCGGTTCCTAAGGGGCACCAATTTACCCCTTTAATGACCTGCTACCTTACGGATAGCACAAATCCTACTGAAGTCATTCGTGGCTTTAACGAAGACGTGTTTACCGCCTGTAAGCTCTACCCGGCTAATGCAACAACTAATTCTAGCCATGGCGTATCCGATATTAAAAAGATTTACCCGGTATTAGCGGCAATGGAAGAGGCAGGAATGCCACTGCTTATTCATGGTGAAATCACTGCAAGCCATATCGATATCTTTGACCGAGAAGCATTGTTTATTGAACAAGTTATGTTGCCACTACGGGCACAGTTTCCAAAATTGAAAATTGTTCTTGAACACATAACAACCAAAGAAGCGGCTCAATATGTCCAAGAAGCCAATGAATTTACAGCTGCAACTTTAACACCTCAACATTTAATGTTTAATCGTAACCACATGTTAGTTGGTGGCATCAGACCGCATTTATTTTGTTTACCTATTTTGAAGCGTAATGTGCACCAAGAAGCACTACGCACAGCTGTTGCTTCGGGGTGTGGCCGTTTCTTTCTTGGTACCGATACTGCACCGCACATACAGTCACGTAAAGAGTCCTCCTGCGGTTGTGCAGGGGTCTTTAACGCCCCCACGGCATTAGCGGCTTACGCAAGTGTTTTTGAAGAGCTTGGGGCTTTGGCCCATTTCGAAGCTTTTTGTTCATTAAATGGTCCTAAATTCTATAATTTACCTGTGAATGAAGGCACCATCACGCTAACTAAAGAACAAAATATCATTTGTGAATCTATTGACTGCTGTAATGATAAGTTAGTTCCTTTCTTAGCCGGGGAAGATGCTCGCTGGACAATCTCTCTAGGTCAGTAG
- a CDS encoding siderophore-interacting protein translates to MNKTGLHTKLSDFAHRMVGCFKFINERMIPKTSLFAKGYWKKGESNFKSAI, encoded by the coding sequence ATGAACAAAACTGGGCTCCACACAAAACTCAGCGACTTTGCCCACCGAATGGTGGGTTGTTTTAAATTTATCAATGAACGAATGATCCCCAAAACCTCACTGTTTGCCAAAGGGTATTGGAAGAAAGGGGAATCTAACTTTAAGAGCGCTATTTAG
- a CDS encoding rhodanese-related sulfurtransferase encodes MPVLHNQVSNKILKERMLAETEPRTTISFYKYFNIQDPNAFRNQWYQQFKALSVFGRVYIAKEGINAQISVPESNVDALRELIYATDPALENLRLNIAIDDDGKSFWVLRMKVRERVVADGIDDETFNPANTGQYLKAHEVNEMIDDPNTVFVDMRNHYEYEVGRFDNAIEIPSDTFREQLPMAVEMLQEQKDKNVVMYCTGGIRCEKASAYMLHNGFKNVYHVEGGIIEYARKAKEQGLPLRFKGKNFVFDNRMGERITEDTLAQCHQCGAPCDAHTNCRNDGCHLLFIQCPNCAEKYEGCCSLSCTEEMKLPEQEQRARRAGREVSNKIFNKSRHRLSDGLLNKDN; translated from the coding sequence ATGCCAGTGTTACACAACCAAGTTTCAAATAAAATTTTAAAAGAGCGTATGTTGGCTGAAACGGAGCCCCGTACCACAATCTCTTTTTATAAGTATTTTAATATTCAAGACCCAAACGCATTTCGTAATCAATGGTATCAACAATTTAAAGCATTAAGCGTTTTTGGACGTGTTTATATTGCGAAAGAGGGTATTAATGCGCAAATCAGTGTGCCTGAATCTAATGTGGACGCATTGCGCGAACTAATCTATGCAACAGATCCCGCATTAGAAAACCTACGTTTAAATATTGCCATTGATGATGACGGTAAATCGTTCTGGGTGCTGCGCATGAAGGTCCGTGAACGTGTGGTGGCTGACGGTATTGATGACGAAACATTTAACCCTGCAAATACGGGGCAATATCTAAAAGCTCATGAAGTGAATGAGATGATTGATGACCCAAATACTGTTTTCGTTGATATGCGAAATCATTATGAGTATGAAGTCGGGCGTTTTGATAATGCCATTGAAATACCGTCAGATACGTTTAGAGAGCAACTGCCAATGGCGGTTGAAATGCTGCAAGAACAAAAAGACAAAAACGTTGTAATGTATTGTACTGGTGGGATCCGTTGTGAAAAAGCCAGTGCCTATATGCTGCATAACGGCTTCAAAAATGTCTATCATGTCGAAGGTGGGATTATTGAATACGCACGTAAGGCGAAAGAACAAGGCCTACCTTTACGGTTCAAAGGGAAAAACTTTGTTTTTGACAACCGCATGGGGGAGCGCATTACAGAGGACACATTAGCACAATGTCACCAATGTGGGGCACCTTGTGATGCACATACAAATTGCCGTAACGATGGTTGCCATTTGCTGTTTATCCAATGTCCTAATTGCGCAGAAAAGTATGAAGGTTGTTGCAGTCTATCTTGTACAGAAGAAATGAAACTTCCAGAGCAAGAACAACGCGCACGTCGTGCAGGCCGCGAAGTCAGCAATAAAATCTTTAATAAATCACGGCACCGCTTATCTGATGGGTTATTAAATAAAGATAACTAA
- a CDS encoding DUF1007 family protein: MMRFFPFYFLFLFIVAPHAAAHPHSFIEMQISLESKQDKYSGISYVWKMDPMTSADIAYELKGIKPDDPRWKQQEAIIMANVLMQDYFTDFYYQGKKVSFKRIPDSYHLEKEGFSLVFFFSASFMQPLPIAGSHVEIQTYDPTFYVSMTYPNKQQIHLPLDIAANCQMELQEANVTDSMRAYAFSLDKSDSPEEDLALGKQFAQRVDIQCP; this comes from the coding sequence ATGATGCGATTTTTTCCTTTTTATTTTTTATTTCTGTTTATCGTTGCTCCACACGCAGCGGCACACCCTCATAGTTTTATTGAGATGCAAATTTCCCTTGAAAGTAAACAAGATAAATATTCAGGGATTAGCTATGTTTGGAAAATGGACCCAATGACATCAGCGGATATCGCATATGAATTAAAAGGCATCAAACCTGATGACCCGCGTTGGAAACAGCAAGAAGCTATTATTATGGCGAATGTGTTGATGCAGGATTATTTCACTGACTTTTATTATCAAGGAAAGAAAGTCAGCTTTAAACGTATTCCTGATAGCTATCATTTAGAAAAAGAAGGCTTTTCTTTAGTTTTTTTCTTTAGCGCTTCCTTTATGCAGCCCTTGCCTATTGCAGGTTCCCATGTAGAAATTCAAACTTACGACCCAACGTTCTACGTCAGCATGACTTACCCAAATAAACAGCAAATTCACCTGCCTTTGGATATTGCCGCAAATTGCCAGATGGAACTACAAGAAGCAAATGTCACCGACTCAATGCGCGCCTACGCTTTCTCTTTAGACAAAAGTGATAGCCCAGAAGAAGATTTGGCACTTGGCAAACAATTTGCACAACGGGTTGATATTCAATGTCCATAA
- a CDS encoding nickel/cobalt transporter, with the protein MSIMPLRTQRLIITALFMGLITYAAWQLYTHWGSWLQLSLAWQKQLNQGLSYLLQETTSRPWYAGGLLVVASFAYGFLHALGPGHGKLIITTYIATQATHLKQSVIISLLASLLQGLVAITLVSLVLILFQLSTKHLNQASLYAEQTSYLFVILLGSYLCISAIRRVWLIRKSNHLASLTIKSIQPLNSASKAIIKT; encoded by the coding sequence ATGTCCATAATGCCTTTACGTACGCAAAGACTAATAATTACTGCGCTGTTTATGGGGCTTATTACCTATGCCGCTTGGCAGCTATACACCCACTGGGGCTCATGGTTACAACTTAGCCTAGCTTGGCAAAAACAGTTAAACCAAGGGCTATCTTACCTATTACAAGAAACCACCTCTCGCCCATGGTATGCAGGCGGGTTACTGGTGGTTGCTAGTTTTGCGTATGGTTTTTTACATGCACTTGGCCCGGGACATGGCAAATTAATTATCACTACTTATATTGCCACCCAAGCGACTCATTTAAAACAGAGTGTTATCATTAGTTTATTAGCTTCGCTCTTACAAGGACTTGTTGCGATCACTTTAGTTTCCTTAGTCCTGATCCTATTCCAACTCTCTACTAAGCATCTCAACCAAGCCAGTTTATATGCAGAGCAAACCAGTTATCTATTTGTCATTTTGCTGGGTAGCTATTTATGCATCTCCGCTATACGTCGTGTCTGGCTAATACGCAAATCAAATCATTTGGCATCACTCACAATAAAAAGCATTCAGCCATTGAATTCAGCAAGTAAGGCAATAATTAAAACTTAG
- the ttrA gene encoding tetrathionate reductase subunit TtrA: MAKFSRRQWLKGGLVVGGIALFGASYRDVAKRAVDGLVNGTSGKVTLDRINGNSLRPEGQALKGWQENPEQVVAMTQCFGCWTQCGIRARVDTAKNEVLRIAGNPYHPLSHEEHFPYGMPLKTAFNKMSGESGLEHRSTACARGATLMEGLTSPLRILEPMKRVGKRGEGKWERISFEQLIKEVVEGGDLFGEGHVDGLRAIRDLETPLDPSQPKLGPKANQLLVTNAGDDGRDGFIRRFAQNAFGSKNFGAHGSYCGLAYRAGSGALMDDLDKNAHVKPDWDNVRFALFLGTSPAQSGNPFKRQGRQLATARLRDSFNYVVVSPALPLTTTLANDHGHWVPVQPGTDAALVMGMIRWIIENERYNAKYLSVPSEKSMEAAGEKSWTNSTHLVITDDNHPLAGKLLISSYITGEGDNEKAYLVQDAAGELKLADEAPTAELFVTRQVTLHDGSEVTVKSSFQCLKEAANRMTLEEYSQRCHVPVKTIESLGKALTSYDRKAAVISHGGMMGGNGFYTAWSVIMLNALIGNLNLKGGVSVGGGKFNGENDGPRYKIASYKGKVKPKGVVLSRSNEVYEKSDEFKARQAAGENPYPAKAPWYPFAKGQLTEQLASALMGYPYALKAWITNMTNPVYGIAGIRQVMEEKLKDPKHLPLIIGIDAFMNETTALADYIVPDTHNFESWGFSAPWSGVQVKASTARWPIVESRTAKTADGQPVSMESFCIAVAKELNLPGFGDNVIEDMDGNMHSLNTAEDYYLRVAANMAWLGEKPVPEAATEDIQISGVERILPAITRTLKPEEVRRVAYIFTRGGRFAPYEKAWDGDATGPQWKKGLQIWNPTVAVNRHAITGERYSGCPTYYPPRMANGDDVNAVFPEKEWPLKLMSFKSHVMSSSTTVIERLRHVKPTNLVAIHPDDAARMGVKHGDWIRITTPGGHAEAQVSVLDGVMPGVLAIEHGYGHTEMGAKQHYLDGQPMPMNAANGSGINLNDLGFADPTREVANTWLDWVSGASVRQGLPARIELIG; this comes from the coding sequence ATGGCTAAATTCTCAAGACGTCAATGGCTTAAAGGTGGTTTGGTTGTCGGTGGTATCGCATTATTTGGTGCAAGCTACCGTGATGTTGCCAAACGTGCAGTCGATGGTCTGGTTAATGGTACGTCAGGTAAAGTCACTCTTGATCGCATCAATGGTAACTCGTTACGCCCTGAAGGACAGGCACTGAAAGGTTGGCAAGAAAACCCAGAACAAGTGGTTGCGATGACCCAGTGTTTTGGTTGTTGGACTCAGTGTGGTATTCGTGCTCGCGTCGATACAGCAAAAAATGAAGTGTTGCGTATCGCGGGGAACCCTTATCACCCACTTTCTCATGAAGAGCACTTTCCTTATGGTATGCCGCTGAAAACCGCATTTAATAAAATGAGCGGGGAGTCAGGCCTTGAGCACCGCTCTACTGCCTGTGCTCGCGGTGCGACGTTAATGGAAGGCTTAACAAGCCCATTGCGTATTCTTGAGCCAATGAAACGTGTGGGTAAACGCGGAGAAGGCAAATGGGAGCGCATCAGCTTTGAACAACTAATTAAAGAAGTGGTTGAAGGGGGTGATTTATTTGGTGAGGGGCATGTGGATGGCTTACGGGCAATTCGTGACTTAGAAACGCCTTTAGACCCATCTCAACCTAAATTGGGGCCAAAAGCGAACCAATTATTAGTGACCAACGCAGGTGATGACGGCCGTGATGGTTTTATCCGCCGCTTTGCCCAAAATGCTTTCGGTAGTAAAAACTTCGGTGCCCACGGTTCTTATTGTGGACTGGCTTACCGTGCGGGTTCCGGTGCATTAATGGATGATTTAGACAAAAATGCCCACGTTAAACCCGATTGGGATAATGTTCGTTTCGCGCTATTCCTCGGCACATCGCCTGCGCAATCAGGTAACCCATTTAAGCGCCAAGGCCGACAGTTAGCGACAGCGCGTTTGCGCGATTCATTTAATTATGTGGTGGTTTCACCTGCATTACCATTAACAACGACTTTAGCGAATGACCACGGTCACTGGGTCCCCGTACAACCGGGCACTGATGCCGCGCTAGTGATGGGGATGATCCGTTGGATCATCGAAAACGAACGTTACAATGCAAAATACCTCAGCGTGCCAAGTGAAAAATCCATGGAAGCAGCGGGGGAGAAAAGCTGGACTAACTCAACCCATTTAGTGATTACGGATGATAACCATCCATTAGCTGGCAAATTGTTAATTTCTTCTTATATCACAGGGGAAGGTGACAATGAGAAAGCCTATTTAGTGCAAGATGCTGCGGGTGAGTTAAAACTGGCGGATGAAGCCCCTACAGCTGAGCTGTTTGTGACACGCCAAGTGACCTTGCACGATGGCAGTGAAGTGACCGTAAAATCCAGCTTCCAGTGTTTAAAAGAAGCGGCAAACCGTATGACGTTGGAAGAGTACAGCCAGCGTTGCCATGTTCCAGTAAAAACTATTGAATCACTCGGTAAAGCATTAACTTCTTACGATAGAAAAGCTGCGGTTATCTCCCATGGCGGTATGATGGGCGGTAATGGTTTCTACACCGCATGGTCAGTTATCATGCTTAACGCCTTGATTGGTAACTTAAACTTAAAAGGCGGTGTCTCTGTTGGAGGCGGTAAATTCAACGGGGAAAACGATGGACCACGTTATAAAATTGCCAGCTATAAAGGTAAAGTGAAACCTAAAGGTGTGGTGTTATCGCGCAGTAATGAAGTGTATGAAAAGTCCGATGAATTCAAAGCGCGCCAAGCAGCAGGAGAAAACCCATATCCAGCGAAAGCGCCTTGGTACCCGTTTGCTAAAGGTCAACTGACCGAGCAACTAGCATCTGCCTTGATGGGATACCCCTACGCACTGAAAGCGTGGATCACCAATATGACTAACCCTGTATACGGTATTGCTGGTATTCGTCAGGTGATGGAAGAAAAACTGAAAGACCCAAAACATTTACCGTTGATTATTGGTATTGATGCCTTTATGAATGAAACCACGGCATTAGCCGATTATATTGTGCCAGATACCCATAACTTCGAGAGTTGGGGGTTCAGCGCACCTTGGTCTGGTGTGCAGGTTAAAGCCAGTACGGCACGTTGGCCAATTGTGGAGTCACGTACAGCGAAAACTGCGGATGGCCAGCCAGTTTCGATGGAAAGTTTCTGTATCGCTGTAGCGAAAGAACTTAATTTACCCGGCTTTGGCGATAACGTGATTGAGGACATGGATGGCAACATGCATTCACTCAATACAGCGGAAGACTATTACTTAAGAGTGGCTGCCAATATGGCATGGTTAGGGGAAAAACCAGTCCCTGAAGCCGCAACAGAAGATATCCAAATCAGTGGCGTGGAGCGCATTTTACCGGCTATTACGCGGACTTTAAAACCGGAAGAAGTGCGTCGTGTTGCCTATATTTTCACACGCGGTGGCCGTTTTGCACCTTATGAAAAAGCATGGGATGGCGATGCAACAGGCCCTCAGTGGAAAAAAGGCCTACAAATATGGAACCCAACGGTGGCCGTTAATCGCCATGCCATAACCGGTGAACGTTATAGCGGTTGCCCGACGTATTACCCGCCTCGTATGGCGAATGGGGATGATGTGAATGCGGTATTCCCAGAAAAAGAGTGGCCGCTGAAACTGATGTCATTTAAATCCCATGTCATGAGCAGCTCAACGACTGTTATTGAACGTTTACGCCATGTGAAACCGACCAATCTAGTTGCTATCCACCCTGATGATGCAGCGAGAATGGGGGTAAAACATGGGGATTGGATCCGCATCACCACACCGGGTGGCCATGCTGAAGCCCAAGTGAGCGTGCTTGATGGCGTAATGCCGGGTGTGCTAGCAATTGAGCATGGCTATGGGCACACAGAGATGGGGGCGAAGCAGCATTACCTTGATGGCCAGCCAATGCCAATGAATGCGGCAAATGGCTCAGGAATTAACTTAAACGACCTTGGGTTCGCTGACCCGACACGTGAAGTTGCAAACACGTGGTTAGATTGGGTTTCGGGGGCATCGGTACGCCAAGGCTTACCAGCTCGTATTGAGTTAATTGGTTAA